The Marivivens sp. LCG002 genome contains a region encoding:
- a CDS encoding peptidoglycan-binding domain-containing protein encodes MARRTSILTALIGGLTLSACSGGIVPSSNPPSFNAEAIEYDVAGNCYGRDVTPAVIETVTEHVMVQPAMVTSDGTVTSQAVFRTVTRQAILRERREVVFETVCPQALTQDFVASLQRALRTRGTYSGPINGIMDDATQKAIQTYQRQEGYDSSLLDIRTARDFGLVAISAEDLQN; translated from the coding sequence TTGGCCCGTCGCACATCCATTCTCACCGCCCTCATCGGCGGGCTGACCCTGTCGGCCTGTTCCGGCGGGATTGTGCCCTCGTCCAACCCTCCGAGCTTTAACGCGGAAGCCATCGAATATGACGTCGCGGGGAACTGTTATGGACGTGATGTGACTCCTGCGGTCATCGAAACCGTGACCGAACATGTGATGGTCCAGCCCGCGATGGTGACATCAGACGGCACCGTGACAAGCCAAGCCGTTTTTCGCACCGTGACGCGGCAAGCGATCCTGCGCGAGCGCCGCGAGGTGGTTTTTGAAACCGTATGTCCACAAGCCTTGACGCAAGACTTTGTCGCGTCGCTTCAACGCGCACTCCGAACCCGTGGGACCTATAGCGGTCCGATCAACGGGATCATGGACGACGCCACACAAAAAGCGATCCAGACCTATCAACGTCAGGAAGGCTACGACAGCTCGCTTCTGGACATCAGGACCGCGCGGGATTTCGGCTTGGTCGCCATCAGCGCCGAGGACCTCCAGAACTGA
- a CDS encoding 2Fe-2S iron-sulfur cluster-binding protein, with protein sequence MARITYIEHGGKEHTIEVKNGLTVMEGARDNGIPGIEADCGGACACSTCHVYVAEEWVEKLPAKDPMEEDMLDFAYQPDPARSRLTCQIKVTDALDGLRVQMPEKQI encoded by the coding sequence ATGGCGCGCATCACCTATATCGAACACGGCGGCAAAGAACACACGATCGAGGTCAAAAACGGCCTGACCGTGATGGAAGGGGCCCGCGATAACGGTATTCCCGGAATCGAAGCCGACTGCGGCGGTGCATGTGCCTGTTCGACCTGCCACGTCTATGTTGCCGAAGAATGGGTGGAGAAGCTGCCTGCCAAGGACCCGATGGAAGAGGATATGCTTGATTTCGCATATCAACCCGATCCTGCACGTTCGCGCCTGACCTGTCAGATCAAGGTAACGGATGCGCTCGACGGTCTTCGCGTCCAGATGCCCGAAAAGCAGATCTGA